A single window of Primulina huaijiensis isolate GDHJ02 unplaced genomic scaffold, ASM1229523v2 scaffold26513, whole genome shotgun sequence DNA harbors:
- the LOC140967717 gene encoding uncharacterized protein isoform X8 produces the protein MGACVSLPEKCVEGEVGGSRMKTSRKRRRDMRKRAPFQLSDRSSDGVEKIAPLAVDLPFNNPIFRGSVEEAWFDSVAALDSDWSDEDFHSVPDDIFSPRNTSHEGGDFSTRHESSAEHTEGLPTANSAGLSVNGSDKCLVPPTDSERRMKSNERLSETKPLYLDEKSDSVGENAGGDDSLLDNCGILPSNCLPCLVSSVTSEEKRRSLSSSPPDTRKKATLKLSFKWREGHPAANLLSSKPLLHRPIAGSQVPFCPLEKRVPDSWSNIEPGSFKIRGLNYLRDKKKELSSNCAAYYPFGLDVFLSQRKINHIARFVELPVINSSGKLPQILVVNVQIPLYPAAIFQGETDGKGISFVMYFKLSDSFGKEIPAHFQENIRKLIGNEVEKVKGFRGDTLIPFRERLKILGRVANVDDLPLSAAERKLMHAYNEKPVLSRPQHKFYTGEYYFEIDLDMHRFSYISRKGFETFTDRLKLCVLDFGLTIQGNKAEELPEHILCCVRLNTIDYLNYQQLGFPEETPE, from the exons ATGGGGGCATGTGTTTCTTTACCGGAGAAGTGTGTGGAAGGTGAAGTTGGTGGTTCAAGAATGAAGACTTCTAGAAAGAGAAGAAGGGATATGAGAAAAAGGGCGCCTTTTCAATTATCTGATCGATCGTCTGATGGAGTTGAAAAGATTGCACCTTTGGCTGTGGATCTTCCCTTCAACAATCCCATTTTTCGTG GAAGTGTTGAGGAAGCATGGTTTGATTCAGTTGCAGCACTTGACTCAGACTGGAGCGATGAAGATTTTCATAGTGTTCCTGATG ATATTTTTTCTCCCAGAAATACGAGTCATGAGGGTGGTGATTTCAGCACCAGACATGAATCTTCTGCTGAACACACCGAGGGCTTGCCAACTGCAAATTCTGCAGGCCTTTCAGTTAATGGTTCAGATAAATGCTTAGTCCCTCCTACTGATTCCGAGCGCAGAATGAAATCCAATGAACGACTTAGTGAAACAAAGCCTTTATATTTGGATGAGAAATCTGATTCCGTTGGAGAAAATGCTGGTGGTGATGACAGTTTGTTGGATAATTGTGGAATTCTTCCAAGCAACTGTTTGCCTTGTCTTGTTTCGTCCGTTACTTCTGAAGAGAAAAGAAGATCACTAAGCTCTAGCCCTCCCGATACAAGGAAAAAGGCTACCTTGAAACTTTCGTTCAAATGGCGAGAAGGCCATCCCGCAGCTAATTTAC TTTCTTCAAAACCGTTGCTCCACAGACCTATAGCTGGTTCTCAAGTACCATTCTGTCCATTGGAGAAGAGAGTGCCTGACAGTTGGTCAAACATTGAGCCTGGGAGTTTCAAGATCAGGGGACTTAATTATCTCAG GGATAAAAAGAAGGAGCTTTCTTCAAACTGTGCAGCATATTATCCCTTTGGCCTTGATGTATTTTTATCTCAGAGAAAAATTAATCACATTGCTCGCTTTGTGGAACTTCCTGTCATTAATTCTTCGGGGAAACTTCCACAAATTCTTGTGGTAAATGTTCAG ATACCATTGTATCCTGCTGCAATTTTCCAGGGTGAAACAGACGGGAAAGGAATAAgttttgttatgtacttcaaGCTTTCTGATAGCTTTGGCAAAGAAATTCCAGCTCATTTTCAGGAAAATATTAGG AAGCTAATTGGTAATGAAGTAGAAAAAGTTAAAGGTTTTCGTGGAGACACACTCATACCATTTAGAGAAAGGTTGAAGATATTGGGCCGCGTGGCGAATGTGGATGACCTTCCTCTAAGTGCTGCAGAGAGGAAGCTCATGCATGCCTACAATGAGAAACCTGTTCTTTCGCGTCCTCAACATAAATTTTACACG GGTGAATACTACTTTGAGATTGATTTGGATATGCACAGATTTAGCTACATTTCAAGAAAAGGGTTCGAAACTTTCACAGATAGACTAAAGCTTTGTGTATTGGATTTCGGATTAACAATACAG GGTAACAAAGCCGAAGAGTTACCGGAACATATCTTGTGCTGTGTTAGATTAAATACTAtcgattatttgaattatcaacAACTGGGATTTCCAGAAGAAACCCCCGAATAG
- the LOC140967717 gene encoding uncharacterized protein isoform X9: MGACVSLPEKCVEGEVGGSRMKTSRKRRRDMRKRAPFQLSDRSSDGVEKIAPLAVDLPFNNPIFRSVEEAWFDSVAALDSDWSDEDFHSVPDDIFSPRNTSHEGGDFSTRHESSAEHTEGLPTANSAGLSVNGSDKCLVPPTDSERRMKSNERLSETKPLYLDEKSDSVGENAGGDDSLLDNCGILPSNCLPCLVSSVTSEEKRRSLSSSPPDTRKKATLKLSFKWREGHPAANLLSSKPLLHRPIAGSQVPFCPLEKRVPDSWSNIEPGSFKIRGLNYLRDKKKELSSNCAAYYPFGLDVFLSQRKINHIARFVELPVINSSGKLPQILVVNVQIPLYPAAIFQGETDGKGISFVMYFKLSDSFGKEIPAHFQENIRKLIGNEVEKVKGFRGDTLIPFRERLKILGRVANVDDLPLSAAERKLMHAYNEKPVLSRPQHKFYTGEYYFEIDLDMHRFSYISRKGFETFTDRLKLCVLDFGLTIQGNKAEELPEHILCCVRLNTIDYLNYQQLGFPEETPE; encoded by the exons ATGGGGGCATGTGTTTCTTTACCGGAGAAGTGTGTGGAAGGTGAAGTTGGTGGTTCAAGAATGAAGACTTCTAGAAAGAGAAGAAGGGATATGAGAAAAAGGGCGCCTTTTCAATTATCTGATCGATCGTCTGATGGAGTTGAAAAGATTGCACCTTTGGCTGTGGATCTTCCCTTCAACAATCCCATTTTTC GAAGTGTTGAGGAAGCATGGTTTGATTCAGTTGCAGCACTTGACTCAGACTGGAGCGATGAAGATTTTCATAGTGTTCCTGATG ATATTTTTTCTCCCAGAAATACGAGTCATGAGGGTGGTGATTTCAGCACCAGACATGAATCTTCTGCTGAACACACCGAGGGCTTGCCAACTGCAAATTCTGCAGGCCTTTCAGTTAATGGTTCAGATAAATGCTTAGTCCCTCCTACTGATTCCGAGCGCAGAATGAAATCCAATGAACGACTTAGTGAAACAAAGCCTTTATATTTGGATGAGAAATCTGATTCCGTTGGAGAAAATGCTGGTGGTGATGACAGTTTGTTGGATAATTGTGGAATTCTTCCAAGCAACTGTTTGCCTTGTCTTGTTTCGTCCGTTACTTCTGAAGAGAAAAGAAGATCACTAAGCTCTAGCCCTCCCGATACAAGGAAAAAGGCTACCTTGAAACTTTCGTTCAAATGGCGAGAAGGCCATCCCGCAGCTAATTTAC TTTCTTCAAAACCGTTGCTCCACAGACCTATAGCTGGTTCTCAAGTACCATTCTGTCCATTGGAGAAGAGAGTGCCTGACAGTTGGTCAAACATTGAGCCTGGGAGTTTCAAGATCAGGGGACTTAATTATCTCAG GGATAAAAAGAAGGAGCTTTCTTCAAACTGTGCAGCATATTATCCCTTTGGCCTTGATGTATTTTTATCTCAGAGAAAAATTAATCACATTGCTCGCTTTGTGGAACTTCCTGTCATTAATTCTTCGGGGAAACTTCCACAAATTCTTGTGGTAAATGTTCAG ATACCATTGTATCCTGCTGCAATTTTCCAGGGTGAAACAGACGGGAAAGGAATAAgttttgttatgtacttcaaGCTTTCTGATAGCTTTGGCAAAGAAATTCCAGCTCATTTTCAGGAAAATATTAGG AAGCTAATTGGTAATGAAGTAGAAAAAGTTAAAGGTTTTCGTGGAGACACACTCATACCATTTAGAGAAAGGTTGAAGATATTGGGCCGCGTGGCGAATGTGGATGACCTTCCTCTAAGTGCTGCAGAGAGGAAGCTCATGCATGCCTACAATGAGAAACCTGTTCTTTCGCGTCCTCAACATAAATTTTACACG GGTGAATACTACTTTGAGATTGATTTGGATATGCACAGATTTAGCTACATTTCAAGAAAAGGGTTCGAAACTTTCACAGATAGACTAAAGCTTTGTGTATTGGATTTCGGATTAACAATACAG GGTAACAAAGCCGAAGAGTTACCGGAACATATCTTGTGCTGTGTTAGATTAAATACTAtcgattatttgaattatcaacAACTGGGATTTCCAGAAGAAACCCCCGAATAG
- the LOC140967717 gene encoding uncharacterized protein isoform X3, protein MGACVSLPEKCVEGEVGGSRMKTSRKRRRDMRKRAPFQLSDRSSDGVEKIAPLAVDLPFNNPIFRGSVEEAWFDSVAALDSDWSDEDFHSVPDDMLYLNDIDDTSIVDIFSPRNTSHEGGDFSTRHESSAEHTEGLPTANSAGLSVNGSDKCLVPPTDSERRMKSNERLSETKPLYLDEKSDSVGENAGGDDSLLDNCGILPSNCLPCLVSSVTSEEKRRSLSSSPPDTRKKATLKLSFKWREGHPAANLLSSKPLLHRPIAGSQVPFCPLEKRVPDSWSNIEPGSFKIRGLNYLRDKKKELSSNCAAYYPFGLDVFLSQRKINHIARFVELPVINSSGKLPQILVVNVQIPLYPAAIFQGETDGKGISFVMYFKLSDSFGKEIPAHFQENIRKLIGNEVEKVKGFRGDTLIPFRERLKILGRVANVDDLPLSAAERKLMHAYNEKPVLSRPQHKFYTGEYYFEIDLDMHRFSYISRKGFETFTDRLKLCVLDFGLTIQGNKAEELPEHILCCVRLNTIDYLNYQQLGFPEETPE, encoded by the exons ATGGGGGCATGTGTTTCTTTACCGGAGAAGTGTGTGGAAGGTGAAGTTGGTGGTTCAAGAATGAAGACTTCTAGAAAGAGAAGAAGGGATATGAGAAAAAGGGCGCCTTTTCAATTATCTGATCGATCGTCTGATGGAGTTGAAAAGATTGCACCTTTGGCTGTGGATCTTCCCTTCAACAATCCCATTTTTCGTG GAAGTGTTGAGGAAGCATGGTTTGATTCAGTTGCAGCACTTGACTCAGACTGGAGCGATGAAGATTTTCATAGTGTTCCTGATG ATATGCTCTATCTAAACGACATTGATGACACATCCATTGTAGATATTTTTTCTCCCAGAAATACGAGTCATGAGGGTGGTGATTTCAGCACCAGACATGAATCTTCTGCTGAACACACCGAGGGCTTGCCAACTGCAAATTCTGCAGGCCTTTCAGTTAATGGTTCAGATAAATGCTTAGTCCCTCCTACTGATTCCGAGCGCAGAATGAAATCCAATGAACGACTTAGTGAAACAAAGCCTTTATATTTGGATGAGAAATCTGATTCCGTTGGAGAAAATGCTGGTGGTGATGACAGTTTGTTGGATAATTGTGGAATTCTTCCAAGCAACTGTTTGCCTTGTCTTGTTTCGTCCGTTACTTCTGAAGAGAAAAGAAGATCACTAAGCTCTAGCCCTCCCGATACAAGGAAAAAGGCTACCTTGAAACTTTCGTTCAAATGGCGAGAAGGCCATCCCGCAGCTAATTTAC TTTCTTCAAAACCGTTGCTCCACAGACCTATAGCTGGTTCTCAAGTACCATTCTGTCCATTGGAGAAGAGAGTGCCTGACAGTTGGTCAAACATTGAGCCTGGGAGTTTCAAGATCAGGGGACTTAATTATCTCAG GGATAAAAAGAAGGAGCTTTCTTCAAACTGTGCAGCATATTATCCCTTTGGCCTTGATGTATTTTTATCTCAGAGAAAAATTAATCACATTGCTCGCTTTGTGGAACTTCCTGTCATTAATTCTTCGGGGAAACTTCCACAAATTCTTGTGGTAAATGTTCAG ATACCATTGTATCCTGCTGCAATTTTCCAGGGTGAAACAGACGGGAAAGGAATAAgttttgttatgtacttcaaGCTTTCTGATAGCTTTGGCAAAGAAATTCCAGCTCATTTTCAGGAAAATATTAGG AAGCTAATTGGTAATGAAGTAGAAAAAGTTAAAGGTTTTCGTGGAGACACACTCATACCATTTAGAGAAAGGTTGAAGATATTGGGCCGCGTGGCGAATGTGGATGACCTTCCTCTAAGTGCTGCAGAGAGGAAGCTCATGCATGCCTACAATGAGAAACCTGTTCTTTCGCGTCCTCAACATAAATTTTACACG GGTGAATACTACTTTGAGATTGATTTGGATATGCACAGATTTAGCTACATTTCAAGAAAAGGGTTCGAAACTTTCACAGATAGACTAAAGCTTTGTGTATTGGATTTCGGATTAACAATACAG GGTAACAAAGCCGAAGAGTTACCGGAACATATCTTGTGCTGTGTTAGATTAAATACTAtcgattatttgaattatcaacAACTGGGATTTCCAGAAGAAACCCCCGAATAG